In Aptenodytes patagonicus chromosome 12, bAptPat1.pri.cur, whole genome shotgun sequence, a genomic segment contains:
- the CCNG1 gene encoding cyclin-G1 produces MIETLVTTEAQELLYQLTALLEQELRCQPKASGLRLIESAHDNGLRMTARLRDFEVKDLLSLTQFFGFHTETFSLAVNFLDRFLSKMKVQPKHLGCVGLSCFYLAVKASEEERNVPLATDLIRISQYRFTVSDMMRMEKIVLEKLSWKVKATTAFQFLQLYHSLIHENLSCERRKYLNFERLETQLKACHCRIMFSKAKPSVLALSIMALEIEEQKLMELTEALEFLQLHSKINNRDLTFWKELVLKCLTEYSSSKCSKPNVQKLKWIVSGRTARQLKHSYYRITHLPTIPETSS; encoded by the exons ATGATTGAAACACTTGTAACTACTGAAGCTCAGGAACTGCTGTACCAGCTCACAGCCCTGTTGGAACAGGAGTTAAGATGTCAGCCAAAGGCCTCTGGCCTGAGGCTGATTGAATCTGCTCATGATAATGGCCTCCGAATGACTGCAAGGCTGCGAGACTTTGAAGTGAAAGATCTCCTCAGCTTAACTCAGTTCTTTGGCTTCCATACAGAGACGTTTTCACTAGCTGTGAATTTCTTAGATAGATTCTTGTCAAAAATGAAG GTACAGCCTAAACATTTGGGCTGTGTTGGACTCAGCTGCTTCTACTTGGCTGTGAAGGCatcagaagaagagagaaatgttCCCTTGGCCACTGACTTAATTCGAATAAGCCAGTATAGGTTCACTGTTTCTGATATGATGAGGATGGAGAAAATCGTATTGGAGAAGCTGTCTTGGAAAGTCAAAGCTACGACAGCCTTCCAATTTCTACAACTATATCATTCACTCATTCATGAGAATTTAAGCTGTGAAAG gAGAAAATACCTTAATTTTGAGAGACTTGAGACCCAGCTTAAGGCATGTCACTGCAGAATCATGTTTTCTAAAGCCAAG cctTCTGTCTTGGCACTGTCTATTATGGCACTAGAAATAGAAGAACAAAAACTAATGGAGTTGACAGAGGCATTGGAATTTCTGCAGTTGCATTCCAAG ATAAACAACAGAGATTTGACCTTCTGGAAGGAACTGGTGTTAAAGTGCCTTACAGAATATTCTTCAAGCAAGTGTTCCAAACCAAATGTCCAGAAATTAAAATGGATTGTGTCTGGACGTACAGCACGACAGCTTAAACATAGCTACTACAGAATAACACACCTTCCTACAATTCCAGAGACCAGCTCATAA
- the NUDCD2 gene encoding nudC domain-containing protein 2 produces the protein MSAPFEERSGVVPCGTPWGRWYQTLEEVFIEVRVPPGTRAKDVRCSLQSRRIALSVRGQEVLQGKLFDSTITDEGTWTLEDRKLIRIVLMKTNRDAGNCWTSLLENEYAADPWVQDQMQRKLTLERFQRENPGFDFSGAEISGNYSKGGPDFSSLEK, from the exons ATGTCGGCTCCTTTCGAGGAGCGGAGCGGGGTGGTGCCCTGCGGGACGCCCTGGGGCCGCTGGTATCAGACCTTGGAGGAGGTGTTCATCGAGGTGCGGGTGCCGCCGGGCACCCGGGCTAAGGACGTCCGCTGCAGCCTGCAGAGCCGGCGCATCGCGCTCTCCGTGCGGGGCCAGGAGGTGCTGCAG GGTAAACTTTTTGACTCTACAATAACTGATGAAGGAACATGGACGTTAG AAGACAGGAAGCTGATACGAATTGTTCTAATGAAGACAAATCGAGATGCTGGAAATTGTTGGACGTCTCTGTTAGAAAATGAATACGCTGCTGATCCTTGGGTACAGGACCAGATGCAAAGGAAACTTACACTGGAGCGATTCCAAAGAGAG AACCCTGGATTTGACTTCAGCGGGGCAGAAATTTCTGGAAATTACAGTAAAGGAGGACCAGACTTTTCTAGTCTTGAAAagtaa